One genomic region from Biomphalaria glabrata chromosome 7, xgBioGlab47.1, whole genome shotgun sequence encodes:
- the LOC129927216 gene encoding uncharacterized protein LOC129927216 — protein MPDMPGLYNVLRNCLLDLMAIQHHKDRICEVADKAINNVPLDSDEETILQDTLNELETQEECVVLFYRTEFSQEDKDLFQRFLQFVDLNERLEYITEGINTLLWHATE, from the exons ATGCCAGATATGCCTGGCCTATATAACGTCCTCAGAAATTGTCTCTTAGATCTCATGGCTATACAAC ATCACAAGGACCGCATCTGTGAGGTGGCTGACAAGGCAATAAACAATGTCCCACTGGACAGTGATGAGGAGACTATACTGCAGGACACACTCAATGAGTTAGAGACACAGGAAGAATGTGTCGTCTTATTTTATAGAACAGAATTCAGCCAGGAAGACAAGGATCTGTTTCAAAGGTTTTTGCAATTCGTAGACCTGAATGAGCGGCTGGAGTACATCACAGAAGGAATCAACACGCTCTTATGGCATGCTACGGAATGA
- the LOC129927146 gene encoding uncharacterized protein LOC129927146 has product MTFGKSDNVRKEMFHFIHLVRFLADLNKLQSGMIAPFLIDMELFHLVVEDLFMYYRSKSLNLGLNRGATDLKLIYNFVASLHACCIEAALDRYSLHNIYRVKTLHRYLTEHDVVSARDFSFIRGADGSLQMPVMPGLYNVLRNCLLDLMAIQRKHEL; this is encoded by the exons ATGACTTTTGGGAAGAGCGACAACGTTAggaaagaaatgtttcattttattcaCCTTGTGCGATTTTTGGCAGATCTAAATAAACTCCAAAGTGGCATGATTGCTCCATTTCTAATTGACATGGAACTTTTCCATCTGGTCGTGGAAGACCTATTTATGTACTATAGATCCAAATCACTGAACCTGGGATTAAATCGCGGTGCAACAGATTTAAAACTTATCTACAACTTTGTGGCTTCTTTGCATGCATGTTGCATCGAGGCAGCCCTTGATCGCTACAGCTTGCATAATATATACAGAGTCAAGACGTTACACAGGTATCTTACAGAACATGATGTTGTATCAGCCAgagatttttcttttattcgTGGAGCAGATGG ATCCCTTCAGATGCCAGTTATGCCTGGCCTATATAACGTCCTCAGAAATTGTCTCTTAGATCTCATGGCTATACAACGAAAGCATGAACTTtaa